Proteins encoded together in one Streptomyces sp. NA04227 window:
- a CDS encoding response regulator transcription factor, which translates to MIRVVLADDQRLVRAGFRSILDDEDDIEVVGEAANGVEAVRLARELRPDVVLMDIRMPEKDGLEATGEIVGDQRLEGVRVVILTTFDVDDHVYGALRAGASGFLVKDTEPMELLHGVRVAARGDALIAPTVTRRLIAEFAGRVKRPEPSTRLNSLTQREREVMGLVGAGLTNDEIAQRLVLSPATAKTHVSRVMTKLDVRDRAQLVVLAYESGMITPGWLG; encoded by the coding sequence ATGATCAGGGTTGTGCTGGCCGATGACCAGCGACTCGTGCGGGCCGGGTTCCGCTCGATACTCGACGACGAGGACGACATCGAGGTCGTCGGCGAGGCCGCGAACGGTGTGGAGGCCGTACGCCTCGCCCGCGAACTGCGGCCGGATGTCGTCCTCATGGACATCCGGATGCCGGAGAAGGACGGCCTCGAGGCCACCGGTGAGATCGTCGGCGACCAGCGGCTGGAGGGCGTACGGGTGGTCATCCTCACCACCTTCGACGTCGACGACCACGTGTACGGGGCGCTGCGCGCCGGCGCCTCGGGCTTCCTGGTCAAGGACACCGAACCGATGGAACTGCTGCACGGCGTACGGGTCGCCGCGCGCGGCGACGCACTGATCGCCCCGACCGTGACGCGGCGCCTGATCGCGGAGTTCGCGGGCCGCGTCAAGCGCCCCGAGCCGAGCACCCGGCTCAACAGCCTCACCCAGCGGGAGCGCGAGGTGATGGGCCTGGTCGGTGCGGGGCTGACCAACGACGAGATCGCCCAGCGGCTCGTACTGAGCCCGGCAACGGCGAAGACCCATGTGAGCCGGGTGATGACGAAGCTGGACGTCCGAGACCGCGCCCAACTGGTCGTCCTGGCCTACGAGTCCGGGATGATCACCCCAGGCTGGCTGGGATAG
- a CDS encoding cytochrome d ubiquinol oxidase subunit II yields the protein MDSSVEAVVGALAIGLLGFFTVGYFVVVGAGLGLGMLLPWLAHDPRERRQVLAASARGGAAWLVAAAGVLLTCLPQMAGELLRERCPALLVLLLGLAVRRAGLLRANQASVYGCWLTVLGWSWLLASLLTGRTTGATGTTAAGTVAVVALAVALLFALHGLGFGTLRLTGRPFERARLLAGRGSSRELYALTAVAMVALPLVCGLQLPLWDAAVDGPVGGSPTWLAWLPWVVVPLLAAVAALLTVARTQARRTFPDTLRPAFRSALRGTRRGGPRGGTGGGAP from the coding sequence GTGGACTCGTCGGTGGAAGCGGTGGTCGGAGCGCTCGCGATCGGGCTGCTCGGCTTCTTCACCGTCGGCTACTTCGTCGTGGTCGGTGCCGGGCTTGGCCTGGGCATGCTGCTGCCCTGGCTGGCCCACGACCCGCGCGAAAGGCGGCAGGTGCTGGCCGCCTCGGCACGCGGTGGCGCCGCGTGGCTGGTCGCCGCGGCCGGGGTGCTCCTGACCTGTCTGCCGCAGATGGCGGGGGAGTTGCTCCGTGAGCGTTGTCCTGCCCTCCTCGTGCTGCTGCTCGGCCTGGCCGTGCGCCGTGCGGGTCTGCTGCGCGCCAACCAGGCGTCGGTGTACGGGTGTTGGCTGACGGTGCTCGGCTGGAGCTGGCTGCTGGCCTCGCTGCTCACCGGCCGAACGACCGGGGCGACCGGTACGACGGCCGCCGGGACGGTGGCCGTCGTGGCGCTCGCCGTGGCCCTGCTGTTCGCCCTGCACGGGCTGGGTTTCGGGACTCTGCGGCTCACCGGCAGGCCCTTTGAGCGGGCCCGGCTGCTGGCGGGCCGCGGCAGCTCACGCGAGTTGTACGCGCTGACCGCCGTGGCGATGGTGGCGCTGCCGCTGGTCTGCGGCCTCCAACTGCCGCTGTGGGATGCGGCGGTGGACGGGCCGGTGGGCGGGTCGCCGACGTGGCTGGCATGGCTGCCGTGGGTGGTCGTGCCGCTGCTGGCGGCCGTCGCGGCGCTGCTGACCGTCGCGCGGACGCAGGCCCGGCGCACCTTCCCGGACACTCTCCGCCCCGCCTTCCGCTCGGCCCTTCGAGGCACCCGACGGGGTGGCCCGCGGGGCGGGACGGGCGGTGGTGCGCCGTAG
- a CDS encoding sensor histidine kinase: protein MSQSQRAVVGGVLAAVLVVAVLAVESSSGDSVPVTVLSGALMLAGFVALRWRRRRPVWVAVFVLACSMAYFPLSERDVPVLLAAFAFALFTVAAEGYLLAAATLAVSTMLMIAISEQIGSPDGRHVDDTSIFLLLGWFVGLVAAGHAYSTRLAYLREAEQRALAAERERDARARQSAIEERLRIARELHDVLGHNISLINVQSSAAMHRHAKGRTGAAEMAPAMEAIRDTSREALRELRATLGVLRQVDEAAPTVPADAGLTEIAGLADRASTAGLSVRTVMEVPREVPRLPPQVGLAAYRIVQESLTNIVRHAEATEAVVTVRLEHDGGAADDGGDTSVRVRIEDNGKGMPGVRDGAGRHGATGLGGSGLGGMAERARALGGELTAENIPGRTGGISGFRVEARIPVEDGR, encoded by the coding sequence ATGTCCCAGTCTCAACGAGCCGTGGTCGGCGGGGTGTTGGCCGCAGTTCTCGTGGTCGCGGTTCTCGCGGTCGAGAGCTCGTCCGGCGATTCCGTACCCGTCACCGTCCTGTCCGGGGCGCTGATGCTGGCGGGTTTCGTGGCGCTCCGCTGGCGGCGGCGACGGCCGGTGTGGGTCGCGGTGTTCGTGCTGGCCTGCAGCATGGCCTACTTCCCGCTCTCGGAACGGGATGTGCCGGTGCTGCTGGCCGCCTTCGCCTTCGCGCTGTTCACCGTCGCGGCCGAGGGCTATCTGCTCGCCGCCGCCACCCTCGCGGTGTCGACCATGCTGATGATCGCCATCTCGGAGCAGATCGGCTCCCCGGACGGCCGCCACGTGGACGACACCTCGATCTTCCTGCTGCTCGGCTGGTTCGTCGGCCTCGTCGCGGCGGGCCACGCGTACAGCACCAGGCTGGCCTATCTGCGCGAGGCCGAGCAGCGTGCACTGGCGGCGGAGCGGGAGCGCGACGCACGGGCACGGCAGTCGGCGATCGAGGAGCGGCTGCGGATCGCGCGCGAGCTGCACGACGTGCTCGGCCACAACATCTCGCTGATCAACGTGCAGTCGAGCGCCGCCATGCACCGGCACGCCAAGGGCAGGACCGGCGCGGCCGAGATGGCGCCCGCGATGGAGGCCATCCGGGACACCAGCCGCGAGGCGCTGCGCGAACTGCGGGCCACGCTCGGCGTGCTCCGGCAGGTGGACGAGGCGGCGCCGACCGTCCCCGCCGACGCCGGACTGACAGAGATCGCCGGGCTGGCGGACCGGGCGTCCACGGCCGGACTCTCGGTGCGTACGGTGATGGAGGTACCGCGGGAGGTGCCGCGGCTGCCTCCCCAGGTGGGGCTGGCGGCGTACCGGATCGTGCAGGAGTCGCTGACGAACATCGTGCGGCACGCGGAGGCGACGGAGGCGGTGGTCACGGTACGGCTGGAGCACGACGGCGGCGCTGCCGACGACGGCGGTGACACGAGCGTGCGCGTACGCATCGAGGACAACGGCAAGGGCATGCCCGGCGTACGCGACGGCGCGGGCCGGCACGGTGCCACCGGCCTCGGCGGCAGCGGACTGGGCGGCATGGCCGAACGGGCACGGGCCCTCGGCGGCGAGTTGACGGCGGAGAACATCCCCGGCCGCACCGGAGGCATCTCCGGCTTCCGGGTGGAGGCACGGATTCCGGTGGAGGACGGTAGATGA